One Curtobacterium sp. BH-2-1-1 genomic region harbors:
- a CDS encoding DUF6518 family protein, producing METTMHAGTTARRAPAPTHAVPAAARVSMALTGALLAGVLTSFGQAVPGLSSVANSAGPWFVVAAALCLLAGVRSGRWASPVAMVLGVVLLELMHVGYWATTNLRGYPDVLSITNFWVLMGIPAGVLAGAVAVALRSRDVGWRGAALGATAAVLVGEGVRALLQVADTTGPVTWVVEIVVGLAVLVVAVVTARTPLGRIVALATGVLGTVGVLGAYLLLGG from the coding sequence ATGGAGACGACCATGCACGCCGGCACGACGGCCCGTCGGGCGCCCGCTCCGACCCACGCGGTGCCCGCCGCCGCCCGGGTCTCGATGGCGCTCACGGGGGCACTGCTCGCCGGGGTGCTGACCTCGTTCGGGCAGGCGGTGCCCGGACTCTCCTCCGTCGCGAACTCCGCCGGACCCTGGTTCGTCGTCGCGGCTGCGCTGTGCCTGCTCGCCGGTGTGCGGTCGGGGCGCTGGGCGTCACCGGTCGCGATGGTGCTCGGCGTCGTGCTCCTCGAGCTCATGCACGTGGGGTACTGGGCGACGACGAACCTGCGCGGCTACCCGGACGTGCTGTCGATCACGAACTTCTGGGTCCTGATGGGCATCCCCGCCGGGGTGCTCGCGGGTGCGGTCGCGGTGGCACTCCGGTCACGGGACGTCGGGTGGCGCGGGGCAGCGCTCGGGGCGACGGCCGCCGTGCTGGTCGGCGAGGGCGTCCGGGCCCTGCTGCAGGTCGCGGACACCACGGGGCCGGTGACCTGGGTGGTCGAGATCGTCGTCGGTCTGGCGGTCCTCGTCGTGGCGGTCGTGACGGCACGGACCCCGCTCGGCCGGATCGTGGCGCTCGCGACCGGCGTGCTCGGGACCGTGGGCGTGCTCGGCGCGTACCTGCTCCTCGGCGGCTGA
- a CDS encoding PLP-dependent aminotransferase family protein, with amino-acid sequence MTPVLLSARSAALLLTDWRAGTDAPAYEALSDALRVLVIDGRIPQGVRLPAERGLATALGVSRTTVANAYSRLRSDGFVVSLRGSGSVVRLPAGLIGRPDPERLGGVVDDDLLDLRKAALHAAPGIAEAVERAVRHVPAALAGIGYDTVGDPGLRAAIAERYTERGLPTDPAQVVVTIGAQHAIALLARVLVRRGDAVVVESPTYPHAHEAFREVGGRLVGVPVDARTGWDATALETTMRRTAPAVAYVMPELHNPTGATMSASTRELLLSVAASTGTTVIADETMGELRIEGSPSLPLAAADPSGASVVMIGSADKVFWGGLRIGWIRAAPALLQRLLLARPTGDLGTPVLDQLVARELVPRTAAVLEARREYLRQGRDDVVGALRARLPEWDVPSPAGGLTTWVGLGRPVSSALVLAARAEGVVLASGGVFGPDGGFERFLRVPFTMSPADRVRLVDVLERSWARIGGDAAGVRGSLAAVV; translated from the coding sequence ATGACCCCGGTCCTGCTCAGTGCCCGATCCGCAGCGCTCCTCCTCACCGACTGGCGCGCCGGTACCGACGCCCCCGCGTACGAGGCGCTGTCCGACGCGCTGCGCGTGCTCGTCATCGACGGCCGGATCCCGCAGGGCGTGCGGCTGCCGGCCGAGCGGGGGCTCGCCACCGCGCTGGGCGTCTCGCGCACCACCGTCGCGAACGCGTACTCGAGGCTCCGGTCCGACGGCTTCGTGGTGTCGCTCCGGGGGTCCGGCAGCGTGGTCCGGCTCCCGGCCGGGCTGATCGGCCGACCGGACCCGGAACGGCTCGGCGGCGTCGTCGACGACGACCTGCTCGACCTCCGCAAGGCCGCACTGCACGCGGCTCCCGGGATCGCCGAGGCGGTCGAGCGCGCGGTGCGGCACGTGCCCGCGGCGCTCGCCGGCATCGGGTACGACACCGTCGGGGACCCCGGGCTGCGCGCGGCGATCGCCGAGCGGTACACCGAACGCGGCCTGCCCACCGACCCGGCCCAGGTCGTCGTGACGATCGGGGCGCAGCACGCGATCGCCCTGCTCGCCCGGGTGCTCGTCCGCCGGGGCGACGCCGTCGTCGTCGAGTCCCCGACCTACCCGCACGCGCACGAGGCCTTCCGCGAGGTCGGCGGTCGACTCGTCGGCGTGCCCGTCGACGCGCGGACCGGGTGGGACGCCACGGCGCTCGAGACCACGATGCGCCGCACGGCGCCGGCGGTCGCGTACGTCATGCCCGAGCTGCACAACCCGACCGGAGCGACGATGTCCGCGTCCACCCGGGAGCTCCTGCTGTCCGTCGCTGCGTCGACCGGGACGACGGTCATCGCGGACGAGACCATGGGCGAGCTGCGGATCGAGGGCTCGCCGTCCCTGCCGCTGGCAGCGGCCGACCCGTCCGGGGCATCGGTCGTGATGATCGGGTCGGCCGACAAGGTGTTCTGGGGCGGTCTGCGGATCGGTTGGATCCGCGCCGCACCGGCGCTCCTGCAGCGGCTGCTCCTCGCCCGTCCGACGGGCGACCTCGGCACGCCCGTGCTCGACCAGTTGGTCGCGCGGGAGCTCGTCCCGCGGACGGCGGCGGTCCTGGAGGCGCGGCGCGAGTACCTGCGCCAGGGTCGCGACGACGTCGTGGGTGCGTTGCGCGCGCGGCTCCCGGAGTGGGACGTGCCGTCGCCGGCGGGCGGGTTGACGACGTGGGTCGGGCTCGGGCGCCCGGTGTCGAGCGCGCTGGTGCTCGCCGCACGCGCCGAGGGCGTCGTGCTCGCGTCCGGCGGGGTCTTCGGGCCGGACGGTGGGTTCGAGCGGTTCCTGCGGGTGCCGTTCACGATGTCCCCGGCCGACCGGGTGCGGCTCGTCGACGTGCTCGAACGGTCGTGGGCGCGGATCGGCGGCGACGCCGCCGGCGTGCGGGGGTCGCTCGCCGCGGTGGTGTGA
- a CDS encoding YitT family protein, with the protein MPRSTALTLRFVQLFVGLFLYGASTALQVRAVVGVSSWTVLTEGLENVVPWSFGVITVVSSGVILLFWIPLRQKPGIGTLLNALAIGPSADLVLWLVPTPSELVGRVLLFVAGLVLLAVATAFYIGAGFGTGARDGLMVGLHERLGWPVWVARTVIEVSVVIVGWFLGGDVGAGTVVAAFAIGPMVQPLMPVFRRFPWSPERTRATTPVQEARVAAASEVA; encoded by the coding sequence ATGCCCCGCTCCACCGCCCTCACGCTCCGCTTCGTCCAGCTCTTCGTGGGCCTGTTCCTCTACGGCGCCTCGACGGCACTGCAGGTGCGTGCGGTCGTCGGGGTCTCGTCGTGGACGGTCCTCACCGAGGGCCTCGAGAACGTGGTGCCGTGGTCCTTCGGCGTCATCACCGTGGTGTCGAGCGGCGTCATCCTGCTGTTCTGGATCCCGCTCCGCCAGAAGCCGGGCATCGGGACGCTGCTCAACGCCCTGGCGATCGGACCGAGCGCCGACCTCGTGCTCTGGCTCGTCCCGACGCCGTCGGAACTCGTCGGCCGGGTCCTCCTGTTCGTCGCCGGGCTGGTGCTCCTGGCGGTCGCCACCGCGTTCTACATCGGCGCCGGCTTCGGCACGGGCGCTCGTGACGGCCTGATGGTCGGCCTGCACGAGCGCCTCGGCTGGCCGGTGTGGGTGGCGCGGACCGTCATCGAGGTCTCGGTCGTGATCGTCGGCTGGTTCCTCGGCGGCGACGTCGGAGCCGGCACCGTGGTCGCGGCGTTCGCGATCGGTCCGATGGTGCAGCCGCTCATGCCGGTCTTCCGCCGGTTCCCGTGGAGCCCGGAACGGACGCGCGCCACCACACCGGTCCAGGAGGCGCGGGTCGCCGCCGCCTCGGAGGTCGCCTAG